The Pseudomonas orientalis genome contains a region encoding:
- a CDS encoding ABC transporter substrate-binding protein → MKLPFKRLITLIAATALAGLVQAAELKEIRIAVPDLSAGSQHSGGGITDVLRQQQIFEKAFADQGITIQWNYFKGAGPVINEAFANGQVDLAYLGDLAAIIGRSNGLDTRLLSATARDIKQYLGVVPGSGIKTLQDLKGKRVAVFRGTASQLSFDSALASQGLSEKDLKVINLDYNAAGAALAAKQIDATWGGSNLTALQAKGLAEIALTTKDLNGAGSIQAVLVGSKQFVDGHPDAVAKLLKAQQQAVQWLTDDNNKQAYIELVSGLASYPPVILSNDLKDQQLSQIFPATLDPVFLGKLQDAVDLASREKLIRRSFQVSDWVAPGFAAAGL, encoded by the coding sequence ATGAAACTGCCCTTCAAACGTCTGATCACGCTGATCGCCGCTACCGCGCTGGCGGGTCTGGTGCAGGCCGCCGAGCTCAAGGAGATCCGTATTGCCGTGCCCGACCTCAGCGCCGGGAGCCAACACAGCGGTGGCGGCATCACCGATGTGTTGCGCCAACAGCAGATCTTCGAAAAGGCCTTTGCCGACCAGGGCATCACGATTCAATGGAATTACTTCAAGGGCGCGGGCCCGGTGATCAATGAAGCCTTCGCCAATGGCCAGGTGGACCTCGCTTATCTCGGCGACCTGGCGGCCATCATCGGCCGTTCCAACGGGCTGGATACCCGCCTGCTCAGCGCTACCGCGCGTGACATCAAGCAGTACCTGGGCGTGGTGCCGGGCTCGGGCATCAAGACCTTGCAAGACCTCAAGGGCAAGCGCGTCGCGGTGTTTCGCGGCACGGCCAGCCAGTTGTCATTCGACAGCGCATTGGCCAGCCAGGGCCTGAGTGAAAAGGACCTGAAAGTCATCAACCTGGATTACAACGCGGCCGGTGCGGCGTTGGCCGCCAAGCAGATCGACGCGACCTGGGGCGGCTCGAACCTCACGGCGCTGCAAGCCAAGGGGCTGGCCGAGATCGCCCTGACCACCAAGGACCTGAACGGCGCCGGCAGCATCCAGGCGGTATTGGTGGGCAGCAAACAGTTCGTCGACGGGCATCCCGACGCGGTGGCCAAGTTGCTCAAGGCCCAGCAGCAGGCGGTGCAATGGTTGACCGATGACAACAACAAACAGGCCTACATCGAGCTGGTGTCGGGGCTGGCCAGTTATCCGCCAGTGATCCTGAGCAATGATTTGAAGGACCAGCAGCTCAGCCAGATTTTCCCGGCGACGCTGGACCCGGTGTTCCTGGGCAAATTGCAGGATGCGGTGGATCTGGCTTCCAGGGAGAAGTTGATTCGCCGGTCGTTTCAGGTGAGTGATTGGGTGGCGCCTGGGTTTGCGGCGGCGGGGCTTTGA
- a CDS encoding LysR family transcriptional regulator, translating to MDLRQLRYFIALNEHRSFVRAADAMGITQPAFSRSIQGLEQEFGCVLVDRGHKDLRPTPEGQVVLQHALSLVHGAALLSSEVTRMTKLDAGDLRFGCGPAPAVKLVPDAVARFIGAHPKIRTSFQVDNWEKLSRALSREEIEFFIADIRQFEADPNFQTRALTAKRGVFFCRPGHPLLAKDSLSTNDMFDYPLAAPLISQGIRKLLANLSGRMDFSPSIQTEHFPALVKIVLQSNAIGVGTEEAFAEDIASGTLVLLHWRNLPQNMETLSARCGIVSRTGARLSPAAKAMIEVLVEVDRQEVSVAV from the coding sequence ATGGATCTGCGTCAACTGCGCTACTTCATTGCCCTCAACGAACACCGCAGTTTCGTACGCGCGGCGGACGCCATGGGCATCACTCAACCGGCGTTCAGCCGCAGTATCCAGGGGCTGGAACAGGAGTTCGGCTGCGTACTGGTCGACCGTGGCCACAAGGACCTGCGCCCCACGCCCGAAGGCCAGGTGGTGTTGCAACACGCCCTGAGCCTGGTGCACGGCGCCGCCTTGCTGAGCAGTGAAGTCACGCGCATGACCAAGCTCGATGCCGGCGACCTGCGCTTCGGCTGCGGCCCGGCGCCGGCGGTCAAGCTGGTACCGGATGCGGTGGCGCGGTTTATCGGCGCGCACCCGAAAATCCGCACCAGTTTCCAGGTGGATAACTGGGAAAAACTCAGCCGCGCCCTGAGCCGCGAGGAGATCGAATTCTTCATTGCCGACATCCGTCAGTTCGAAGCCGACCCGAACTTCCAGACCCGCGCGCTGACCGCCAAGCGCGGCGTGTTTTTCTGCCGCCCGGGGCACCCGCTGCTGGCCAAGGACAGCCTGTCGACCAATGACATGTTCGACTACCCGCTGGCGGCGCCGCTGATCTCCCAGGGCATTCGCAAACTGCTGGCAAACCTGAGCGGGCGCATGGATTTTTCGCCGAGCATCCAGACCGAACACTTCCCGGCGCTGGTGAAAATCGTGCTGCAGTCCAACGCCATTGGCGTGGGCACCGAGGAAGCGTTCGCCGAGGACATCGCCAGCGGCACGCTGGTGCTGCTGCACTGGCGCAACCTGCCGCAGAACATGGAGACCCTGAGTGCGCGGTGCGGGATCGTCAGCCGCACGGGGGCGCGGTTGTCGCCGGCGGCTAAAGCGATGATTGAGGTGTTGGTGGAGGTCGACAGGCAGGAGGTGAGTGTGGCGGTTTGA
- a CDS encoding TauD/TfdA dioxygenase family protein, whose product MSNAALAVQPIAQALDIHPVAGRIGAEIRGIKLSGHLDAATVDAIQQALVQYKVIFFREQSHLDDQSQEAFAHLLGEPIAHPTVPVRDGTRFLMELDGTRGQRANSWHTDVTFVDAYPKASILRSVLAPASGGDTVWANTSAAYNDLSVELRALADNLWAIHSNEYDYAALKPDVVVERLEEYRKVFTSTVYETEHPVVRVHPVSGEKTLLLGHFVKRLKGYSQADSTQLFNLLQSHVTRLENTVRWRWSSGDVAIWDNRATQHYAVDDYGTQERIVRRVTLKGDVPVGVQGQTSRTTKGL is encoded by the coding sequence ATGAGCAACGCCGCATTAGCTGTTCAACCCATCGCCCAGGCACTGGACATTCATCCGGTCGCCGGCCGCATCGGCGCCGAGATCCGTGGCATCAAGCTGTCGGGGCATCTCGATGCCGCCACTGTCGACGCCATCCAGCAAGCGCTGGTGCAGTACAAGGTGATCTTCTTTCGCGAACAGTCCCACCTCGACGACCAGAGCCAGGAAGCCTTTGCCCATCTGCTCGGCGAACCGATTGCCCACCCGACCGTGCCGGTGCGTGACGGCACGCGTTTCCTGATGGAGCTGGACGGCACGCGCGGCCAGCGCGCCAACTCCTGGCACACCGACGTGACCTTCGTCGATGCCTACCCCAAAGCTTCGATCCTGCGTTCGGTGCTGGCGCCCGCATCCGGTGGCGACACCGTGTGGGCCAACACCTCGGCGGCCTACAACGACCTCAGCGTCGAGCTGCGCGCCCTGGCGGATAACCTGTGGGCCATCCACAGCAACGAATACGACTACGCCGCGCTCAAGCCGGATGTGGTGGTGGAGCGGCTTGAGGAGTACCGCAAGGTATTCACCTCGACGGTGTATGAAACCGAGCATCCGGTGGTGCGCGTGCACCCGGTCAGCGGTGAGAAAACCTTGTTGCTGGGGCACTTCGTCAAGCGCCTCAAAGGCTACTCCCAGGCCGACTCGACGCAACTGTTCAACCTGTTGCAAAGCCACGTCACCCGCCTGGAAAACACCGTGCGCTGGCGCTGGAGCAGCGGCGACGTAGCGATCTGGGACAACCGCGCGACCCAGCATTACGCGGTAGACGACTACGGCACCCAGGAGCGTATCGTGCGCCGGGTGACGCTCAAGGGCGATGTGCCGGTGGGCGTGCAGGGGCAAACCAGCAGAACCACCAAAGGTCTCTAA
- a CDS encoding alkaline phosphatase family protein, translating to MSQPQPVRNVLYIMCDQLRRDYLSCYGHAHLHTPNIDRLAAAGVRFSRAYTQGTICGPSRMSAYTGRYVSSHQVAWNAVPLPLEELTIGDYLRPHGIRTALVGKTHATSNLDALQRLNIDPESAQAEVLNEVGFDTYFRHDGIYPDSPLFEDKRESAPYTHYLREQGYSGSNPWHEWANAAQGENGEVLSGWHMRNAGLPARVAEQHSETVYTTDRAIDFIQEQAEQPWCLHLSYIKPHWPYIAPAPYHARYGAEHIQAPIQPAHTSDHPVYQAFRQHQESLNFSRNEVRLTVIPTYMGLIKQIDDQLGRLFDFLQSNGRWDDTLIVFTSDHGDFLGDHFLGEKEFLLEPAVGIPLIVRDPRASADISRGSVDARLVETIDALPTFLDALGLPAAEHRLEGRSLIPLLHGDPTPWRHYAIAEYDYAFQAPARERLGQPIDRCRMTMVRSERWKYLAYDGFRPQLFDLHNDPQEVHDLGADPAYADVREVHVGYLFDWLRGLKRRTTISHTEIEVRGQWFRYGEPEAEKVVQIGVW from the coding sequence ATGTCCCAACCCCAACCCGTACGCAACGTGCTCTACATCATGTGCGACCAACTGCGCCGCGATTATCTGTCGTGCTACGGCCACGCCCACTTGCACACCCCGAATATCGACCGCCTCGCCGCAGCCGGCGTGCGTTTCAGCCGCGCCTACACCCAGGGCACCATCTGCGGCCCGTCGCGGATGTCGGCCTACACCGGACGCTATGTCAGCAGCCATCAGGTGGCGTGGAATGCGGTGCCGCTGCCCCTGGAAGAACTGACCATCGGCGACTACCTGCGCCCCCACGGCATCCGCACCGCGCTGGTGGGCAAGACCCACGCCACGTCAAACCTGGATGCCCTGCAGCGGCTGAATATCGACCCCGAAAGCGCCCAGGCCGAGGTGCTGAACGAAGTGGGCTTCGACACTTATTTCCGCCACGACGGCATCTACCCCGACAGCCCGCTGTTCGAGGACAAACGCGAGTCCGCGCCCTACACCCATTACCTGCGCGAGCAGGGCTACAGCGGCAGCAACCCGTGGCACGAATGGGCCAATGCCGCGCAAGGTGAAAACGGCGAAGTGCTCAGCGGCTGGCATATGCGCAACGCCGGGTTGCCGGCGCGGGTTGCCGAGCAGCACTCGGAAACCGTCTACACCACCGACCGCGCCATCGACTTTATCCAGGAGCAGGCCGAACAACCCTGGTGCCTGCACCTGTCCTATATCAAGCCACACTGGCCCTATATCGCCCCGGCGCCGTACCACGCGCGGTATGGCGCCGAGCATATCCAGGCGCCAATTCAACCGGCACACACCAGCGATCACCCGGTGTACCAGGCGTTTCGTCAACACCAGGAGAGCCTGAACTTCTCCCGCAACGAGGTGCGGCTCACGGTGATTCCAACCTACATGGGGCTGATCAAACAGATCGACGACCAGCTCGGGCGGCTGTTCGATTTCCTGCAAAGCAACGGGCGCTGGGATGACACGCTGATCGTGTTCACCAGCGATCACGGCGACTTCCTCGGCGATCACTTTCTCGGTGAAAAGGAATTCCTGCTGGAGCCTGCCGTGGGCATTCCCCTGATCGTGCGCGACCCGCGTGCCAGTGCCGATATCAGCCGTGGCTCGGTGGACGCGCGCCTGGTAGAGACCATCGACGCGCTGCCAACCTTCCTCGACGCCCTGGGCCTACCCGCCGCCGAGCACCGCCTGGAAGGCCGCTCGCTGATCCCGCTGCTGCACGGTGACCCGACGCCTTGGCGCCACTATGCGATTGCCGAGTACGACTACGCCTTCCAGGCCCCCGCCCGCGAGCGCCTGGGCCAGCCGATCGACCGTTGCCGCATGACCATGGTGCGCAGCGAGCGCTGGAAATACCTGGCCTATGACGGCTTCCGCCCGCAGCTGTTCGACCTGCACAACGACCCGCAGGAAGTACACGACCTGGGCGCCGACCCGGCCTATGCCGATGTGCGCGAGGTGCATGTGGGTTATCTGTTCGACTGGCTGCGCGGGTTGAAGCGGCGAACCACCATCAGCCACACCGAGATCGAAGTGCGTGGCCAATGGTTTCGCTACGGTGAGCCGGAGGCGGAGAAGGTGGTGCAGATTGGCGTCTGGTAG
- a CDS encoding LysR family transcriptional regulator, with protein sequence MHIDLRQLRHFIALAEQRSFVAAALTVNLSQSAFSRSIQALEHSTGCQLVDRGRKDLAPTKQGQVLLEHARRLVSGAQQLANEISQFNGLEAGELRFGCGPAPAGGLIPRAIGSFIGRYPKARVQFQVDDWESLSKRLLSEEFEFFVADTRHFEANPDYHTDRLRPRRWYFCCRIGHPLATHDSVSPAELMSFPLAVTIRPPNLRKVIVDLSGRPDYQPNVECENGYSLLGVVLRSDAIGIVSANSDVLHMARGELVCLKIDGLDENLEERYTRYGIVSRAGYRLSPLAEAMIEQIKEVDELDEDICTLENIAV encoded by the coding sequence ATGCATATCGACCTGCGCCAACTTCGCCACTTCATCGCCCTCGCCGAACAACGCAGTTTCGTCGCGGCGGCGTTGACGGTGAACCTGTCGCAATCGGCCTTCAGCCGCAGCATCCAGGCGCTGGAACACAGCACCGGCTGCCAGTTGGTCGACCGTGGGCGCAAAGACCTGGCGCCGACCAAACAAGGCCAGGTGCTGCTCGAACATGCCCGGCGCCTGGTCAGCGGCGCGCAGCAACTGGCCAATGAGATCAGCCAGTTCAACGGCCTCGAGGCCGGCGAGTTGCGCTTCGGTTGCGGCCCGGCGCCGGCCGGTGGCTTGATCCCCCGCGCCATCGGCAGTTTTATCGGGCGCTACCCCAAGGCACGCGTGCAGTTCCAGGTGGACGACTGGGAAAGCCTGAGCAAACGCCTGCTCAGCGAAGAGTTCGAGTTTTTCGTCGCCGACACCCGCCACTTCGAAGCCAACCCCGACTACCACACCGACCGCCTGCGCCCGCGCCGCTGGTATTTCTGCTGCCGCATCGGACATCCCCTCGCCACCCACGACAGCGTCAGCCCCGCCGAACTGATGAGCTTCCCGCTGGCCGTGACCATCCGCCCGCCGAACCTGCGCAAAGTCATCGTCGACCTCAGCGGCCGACCGGATTACCAGCCCAACGTCGAATGCGAAAACGGCTACAGCCTGCTGGGCGTGGTACTGCGCTCGGACGCCATCGGCATCGTCAGCGCCAACAGCGACGTGCTGCACATGGCCCGGGGCGAGTTGGTGTGTTTGAAGATTGATGGCCTGGATGAAAACCTGGAGGAGCGTTACACCCGCTACGGGATTGTCAGCCGTGCGGGGTATCGATTGTCGCCGTTGGCGGAGGCGATGATTGAGCAGATCAAGGAAGTAGATGAGTTGGATGAAGATATTTGTACGCTTGAGAATATCGCTGTGTGA
- a CDS encoding TonB-dependent receptor: MSLFKPVVPFKRLPLAMLLAGSASWTPSHAAEPAPAGESASGQLETVTVTARRRTESAQAVPTPMSVVGGQALESQRVYRIQDLQQLVPSVNVAYMHARQSSVSIRGLGNNPASDGLEGSVGLYIDNVYLGRPGMAVFDLMDIEQLEVLRGPQGTLFGKNTTAGVINISTRAPSFTPERSIETSLGEDGYFQTKGTISGPLTDELAGRFSAYRTRSDGDIKNEHDGHDLNGGSRQGFRGQLLYKPNEAFNLRWIGDYNEEDSSAGTRVLYSTGPTINGTNLYQSRANAAGATLVDGTHRKVNLDNDQHVTVFQGGTSLEANWTLPSDFTLTSVSAYRWWNFTPRNDDGLNVPASYNAGVSVEDKQWSQEFRLASPQGGFFDYVLGAYYFGSDLDNKSFAYYGPQADIWNGTPSGALSNVSSIGNGHIRTDSFALFAQGTWHLTERLDFTAGLRGTYEEKSAWVTRNAPLGGAAVSGAAATARRGRTGAYDSGDLTQYSATPSGLLNLSYHFNDNLLGYATLSHGEKSGGVNLAVGSAPTAGADSLLIGTERANNAELGFKSTLWDRRLQLNANLFWTQVNGYQTNAYDQDNRVQYLTNAGSVRSRGVEVESTLVPIKGLTLNLNGSFNDVSYLSYKDAPCPPEVSLRPGAPTSCDLTGHQVVGASKWIANANGEYKWNLDNGFEPYVTASYAFRSKAVGTVEDSDYGQIPAYALVNLSTGLRGNYQQGQWDVSLWLKNAFDKTYYTTLWTGGNGGYEGLLGAPRTLGVTGRYDF; encoded by the coding sequence ATGAGTCTGTTCAAGCCCGTTGTACCCTTCAAGCGCCTGCCCCTGGCGATGCTGCTGGCGGGCAGTGCCAGTTGGACCCCCAGTCATGCTGCCGAGCCGGCTCCGGCAGGCGAGAGCGCCAGTGGCCAGTTGGAAACCGTCACGGTCACCGCGCGGCGGCGCACCGAAAGCGCCCAGGCGGTACCGACGCCCATGAGCGTGGTCGGCGGTCAGGCGCTGGAGAGCCAGCGGGTGTATCGGATTCAGGACCTGCAGCAGCTGGTGCCCAGCGTCAACGTCGCCTATATGCATGCGCGCCAGTCCAGCGTGTCGATTCGCGGCCTGGGCAACAACCCGGCCAGCGACGGCCTGGAGGGCAGCGTGGGGTTGTATATCGACAACGTCTACCTCGGGCGCCCCGGCATGGCCGTGTTCGACCTGATGGACATCGAGCAGCTTGAGGTATTGCGCGGCCCGCAGGGCACCCTGTTCGGCAAGAACACCACAGCGGGGGTGATCAATATCAGCACCCGCGCGCCGAGTTTCACCCCGGAGCGCAGCATCGAAACCTCGTTGGGCGAGGACGGTTATTTCCAGACCAAGGGCACGATTTCCGGGCCGCTTACCGATGAATTGGCCGGGCGTTTTTCGGCCTATCGCACGCGCAGCGACGGCGACATCAAGAATGAACATGACGGCCACGACCTCAATGGCGGTTCGCGCCAGGGCTTTCGCGGGCAGTTGCTGTACAAGCCCAATGAGGCCTTCAACCTGCGCTGGATCGGCGACTACAACGAGGAGGATTCCAGCGCCGGTACACGTGTGCTCTACAGCACCGGGCCGACCATCAACGGCACCAACCTCTATCAGTCCCGGGCCAACGCCGCGGGTGCGACCCTGGTCGATGGCACCCACCGCAAGGTCAACCTGGACAACGACCAGCACGTCACCGTGTTTCAGGGCGGCACCTCGCTGGAGGCCAACTGGACCTTGCCGAGCGATTTCACCCTGACGTCGGTCAGTGCCTATCGCTGGTGGAATTTCACCCCGCGCAACGATGACGGTCTTAACGTGCCGGCCTCGTATAACGCCGGCGTATCGGTGGAGGACAAGCAGTGGTCCCAGGAATTTCGCCTGGCTTCACCCCAGGGCGGGTTTTTCGATTACGTGCTCGGCGCCTACTACTTCGGCTCTGACCTGGATAACAAGTCCTTCGCCTATTACGGCCCCCAGGCGGATATCTGGAACGGCACGCCGAGCGGCGCGTTGAGCAACGTGAGCAGCATCGGCAACGGGCATATCCGTACCGACAGTTTTGCGCTGTTCGCCCAAGGCACCTGGCACCTGACCGAACGCCTGGATTTCACTGCCGGCCTGCGCGGCACCTACGAAGAAAAAAGTGCCTGGGTGACACGCAATGCCCCGCTGGGCGGCGCTGCGGTCAGCGGCGCCGCAGCCACGGCGCGACGCGGACGTACCGGGGCGTATGACTCGGGTGACCTGACGCAATACAGTGCCACCCCGTCGGGGCTGCTCAACCTCAGTTACCACTTCAATGACAACCTGCTGGGCTACGCCACGCTGTCCCACGGCGAGAAGTCCGGTGGCGTCAACCTGGCGGTGGGCTCGGCACCGACGGCGGGGGCCGACTCGCTGTTGATCGGCACCGAGCGCGCCAACAACGCTGAGTTGGGTTTCAAGAGCACGTTGTGGGATCGCCGCCTGCAGCTCAATGCCAACCTGTTCTGGACCCAGGTCAATGGCTACCAGACCAACGCCTACGACCAGGACAACCGTGTGCAGTACCTCACCAACGCCGGCTCCGTGCGCTCGCGGGGGGTGGAAGTGGAAAGTACGCTGGTGCCGATCAAGGGCCTGACGCTGAACCTCAACGGCTCCTTCAACGATGTCAGTTACCTGTCTTACAAGGACGCGCCATGCCCGCCGGAAGTCAGCCTGCGCCCCGGCGCACCGACGTCCTGCGACCTCACCGGCCACCAGGTGGTGGGCGCGTCGAAATGGATCGCCAACGCCAACGGCGAGTACAAGTGGAACCTGGATAACGGCTTTGAACCCTACGTCACCGCCAGTTATGCCTTCCGCTCCAAGGCGGTGGGCACCGTGGAAGATTCCGACTACGGGCAGATCCCGGCCTATGCGCTGGTCAACCTCTCCACCGGCCTGCGCGGCAATTACCAACAGGGCCAGTGGGACGTGTCGCTGTGGCTGAAAAACGCCTTCGACAAAACCTACTACACCACCCTGTGGACCGGCGGTAACGGCGGATACGAAGGCCTGCTGGGCGCCCCGCGTACCCTAGGCGTGACCGGGCGCTACGACTTCTAG
- a CDS encoding CynX/NimT family MFS transporter, whose amino-acid sequence MTLNLSFMARHAGWGLLVVLGLNLRPILSSISPLLGEIRQATGLSFQSSALLTSLPVICMGLVALVGVRVEARLGERRGIALGLVMILLACLARWLMGQASALLVTALLGGAGVALIQALVPAMIKREFHQRVPVAMGVYSASLMAGGGLAALLSPVVATHFQQWQAGLGVWLLPALGALLLWAWLPLGAARNPHVAPAFKGLRNRRAWLLALYFGLVNCGYMSMVAWLPAYYQQLGWGVLPSGSLLAFMTIFQVIAALLMPVLAQRGIDRRPLLGISLVAQTLGYLGLIIAPQAFPHVWVALCGFGLGACFALSLLLTLDHHRDPRQAGQLAAFVQGVGFLINAISPWLTGWLRELTGNFVSAWIVLTLTVLAMLLVTRVFSPATYRTGLEVVAPGHA is encoded by the coding sequence ATGACACTCAACCTTTCCTTCATGGCCAGGCACGCCGGCTGGGGCCTGCTGGTGGTACTCGGTCTCAACCTGCGGCCGATCCTCAGTTCCATCAGCCCGTTGCTCGGCGAGATTCGCCAGGCCACCGGCCTGAGCTTCCAGAGCAGCGCCCTGCTGACCAGCCTGCCGGTGATCTGCATGGGCCTGGTGGCGCTGGTGGGCGTGCGCGTGGAAGCGCGGCTCGGTGAACGGCGCGGTATCGCCCTGGGCCTGGTGATGATTCTGCTGGCGTGCCTGGCGCGCTGGCTGATGGGCCAGGCGTCGGCGCTGCTGGTCACCGCGTTGCTCGGTGGTGCGGGCGTGGCGCTGATCCAGGCGCTGGTGCCGGCGATGATCAAGCGCGAGTTTCATCAGCGCGTACCGGTGGCGATGGGCGTGTATTCGGCCTCACTGATGGCCGGCGGAGGCCTGGCGGCGTTGCTCAGCCCGGTGGTGGCGACGCACTTCCAGCAGTGGCAGGCCGGGTTGGGTGTGTGGCTGTTGCCGGCGCTTGGTGCCTTGTTGCTCTGGGCGTGGCTGCCGCTGGGCGCCGCCAGGAATCCACACGTGGCGCCCGCCTTCAAGGGGCTGCGCAACCGTCGCGCGTGGTTGCTTGCGCTGTATTTCGGCCTGGTCAACTGCGGCTACATGAGCATGGTGGCCTGGCTGCCTGCCTACTATCAGCAACTGGGGTGGGGCGTGCTGCCCAGCGGCTCACTGCTGGCGTTCATGACCATTTTCCAGGTGATCGCCGCGCTGCTGATGCCGGTGCTGGCGCAACGCGGCATCGACCGCCGCCCGCTGCTCGGCATCAGCCTGGTGGCGCAAACCCTCGGCTACCTCGGCCTGATCATCGCGCCGCAGGCCTTTCCCCACGTGTGGGTGGCCCTGTGCGGCTTCGGCCTGGGCGCGTGCTTCGCCCTGAGCCTGCTGCTGACCCTCGACCATCACCGCGACCCACGCCAGGCCGGGCAACTGGCCGCCTTCGTCCAGGGCGTGGGCTTTTTGATCAACGCCATCTCGCCATGGCTGACCGGTTGGCTGCGCGAACTGACCGGCAACTTTGTCAGCGCCTGGATCGTGCTGACACTGACCGTGCTGGCCATGCTGCTGGTGACGCGGGTATTCAGCCCGGCCACCTACCGCACCGGGCTAGAAGTCGTAGCGCCCGGTCACGCCTAG
- a CDS encoding LysR family transcriptional regulator produces the protein MAMTLFDPVLLRSFVAVVDCGNFTRAAERLHVTQSTVSQQIRRLEDAVACLLLDRDQRRVVATAEGERLLAYARRILALHEEAADVLISQQSDGVLRLGVPEDFAAQRLMPLLSAFVLAYPRVRLEVTSGLGPELQRQYRSGEFDVLLVKQMGSSDDCLASWPEPLCWVDSRSTPCLGRDPLPLVAFPVGGLYRNEMLHHLEVGGWRWRIGYSSASLASVCSAVAAGLGVSLLPLRVVQAGHVVLGVESGLPVVQGVRLALYARGGLSAAGQCLQAELFDLCANSPVGPCLY, from the coding sequence ATGGCCATGACCTTGTTCGATCCCGTGTTATTGCGCAGCTTTGTCGCCGTGGTGGACTGCGGCAACTTCACCCGCGCCGCCGAGCGCCTGCATGTGACCCAGTCCACCGTCAGCCAGCAGATCCGCCGCCTGGAAGACGCCGTGGCGTGCCTGTTGCTGGACCGCGATCAACGTCGTGTCGTCGCCACTGCCGAAGGCGAGCGCTTGCTGGCCTATGCGCGCCGCATCCTGGCGCTGCATGAGGAAGCCGCCGATGTGTTGATCAGCCAGCAAAGTGACGGTGTGCTGCGCCTGGGCGTGCCGGAAGATTTTGCGGCGCAGCGGTTGATGCCGTTGCTCTCGGCGTTTGTGCTGGCCTATCCACGGGTGCGCCTGGAGGTCACCAGCGGCCTGGGCCCCGAGTTGCAGCGCCAATACCGCAGCGGTGAGTTCGACGTGTTGCTGGTCAAGCAGATGGGCAGCAGCGATGACTGCCTGGCCTCGTGGCCCGAGCCGCTGTGCTGGGTAGACAGCCGCAGCACGCCGTGCCTGGGACGCGACCCGTTGCCACTGGTGGCGTTTCCCGTGGGCGGCCTGTACCGCAATGAAATGCTCCACCACCTTGAAGTGGGCGGCTGGCGCTGGCGTATCGGCTATTCCAGCGCCAGCCTGGCCAGCGTGTGTTCGGCAGTGGCGGCGGGCTTGGGCGTGAGCCTGTTGCCGCTGAGGGTTGTGCAGGCCGGGCATGTGGTGTTGGGCGTAGAGAGCGGTTTGCCCGTGGTGCAAGGCGTGCGCCTGGCGTTGTATGCCCGCGGCGGCCTGAGCGCGGCAGGGCAGTGCTTACAGGCTGAACTGTTCGATTTGTGCGCCAACAGCCCCGTTGGGCCATGCCTCTACTGA
- a CDS encoding energy transducer TonB: protein MGNVQTAARATEAQGRLAPSGELVDLGRSHRAPLGQLRLQQTPKRFSSRREGVLLGLLVLALHGAVIYWVSQKPTPVLPVVPPEIPPMTIEFSRPAPPVVEPPPPVPPPPPVVEPPPPVVDELAAKPAPPKLVAKPKPKPKPVPKPEPKPAPKAVEPPPAPPVPAPPAAIAPPAPAPVTPASANAAYLKNPAPEYPSLAQRRGWEGTVLLRVHVLASGKPGEIQLQKSSGRQQLDDAALAAVKRWSFVPAKQGEVAQDGWVSVPIDFKIH, encoded by the coding sequence ATGGGCAATGTCCAGACCGCCGCCCGTGCCACCGAGGCGCAAGGGCGCCTGGCACCGAGCGGTGAGTTGGTCGACCTTGGCCGGTCGCACCGCGCGCCGTTGGGGCAATTGCGCCTGCAGCAGACCCCCAAGCGGTTTTCCAGCCGGCGCGAAGGCGTTCTGTTGGGGTTGTTGGTGCTGGCCTTGCACGGCGCGGTGATCTATTGGGTGAGCCAGAAGCCCACCCCGGTGCTGCCGGTGGTGCCGCCGGAAATCCCGCCGATGACCATCGAGTTTTCCCGGCCGGCGCCGCCGGTGGTTGAACCACCGCCGCCGGTGCCGCCGCCACCTCCCGTGGTCGAGCCACCGCCGCCGGTGGTGGATGAGTTGGCCGCCAAGCCTGCGCCGCCAAAACTGGTGGCCAAGCCCAAGCCCAAACCCAAGCCGGTGCCCAAGCCTGAGCCCAAGCCGGCACCCAAGGCCGTCGAACCACCGCCCGCGCCGCCTGTACCGGCGCCCCCGGCAGCAATTGCACCACCAGCGCCAGCGCCGGTTACGCCCGCGTCGGCCAATGCCGCGTACCTGAAGAACCCGGCGCCGGAATACCCGTCACTGGCTCAGCGGCGGGGTTGGGAGGGCACCGTGTTGCTGCGGGTACACGTATTGGCCAGCGGCAAACCCGGTGAGATTCAGCTTCAGAAAAGCAGCGGTCGCCAGCAACTCGATGACGCCGCGTTGGCCGCCGTGAAGCGTTGGAGCTTTGTGCCGGCCAAGCAGGGTGAAGTGGCCCAGGACGGCTGGGTCAGCGTACCGATCGATTTCAAGATTCATTAA